A stretch of the Marinobacter sp. JH2 genome encodes the following:
- the tsaA gene encoding tRNA (N6-threonylcarbamoyladenosine(37)-N6)-methyltransferase TrmO, with protein sequence MTRPRHKSKPATEALTLTPVAYTRSCFKDKFGVPRQPGLTRHAHADLVIEPPFDREDAFRGLETASHLWLTFQFHEAVRAEWRPVVRPPRLGGNKKIGVFASRSPFRPNSLGLSVVRNEGLEKKKGRLVLKIRDHDLINGTPILDIKPYLPFADAIPDASLGWADTPPVERVEVVISPAAETELASLPPNDYPDLRGLIEDVVSYDPRPSFRRGRDEDRIYGAHLYDLNVRFRFVTDAGKARVEVLSIC encoded by the coding sequence ATGACCCGACCCAGGCACAAAAGCAAACCGGCAACCGAAGCCCTAACCCTTACCCCTGTCGCCTACACACGCTCCTGCTTCAAAGATAAATTCGGAGTACCACGCCAACCGGGGCTCACCCGCCATGCCCATGCGGATTTGGTGATTGAGCCGCCGTTTGATCGGGAAGATGCCTTTCGGGGTTTAGAAACCGCCAGCCATTTGTGGCTGACGTTTCAGTTTCATGAAGCGGTGCGTGCCGAGTGGCGGCCAGTGGTGCGCCCTCCCCGCTTGGGCGGTAACAAAAAAATCGGTGTGTTCGCCAGCCGCTCGCCGTTTAGGCCCAACAGTTTGGGGTTATCGGTGGTTCGGAACGAAGGGCTTGAAAAAAAGAAGGGCCGGCTTGTGTTAAAGATTCGAGATCACGATTTGATTAATGGCACACCGATTCTCGATATCAAACCTTACCTGCCTTTCGCCGATGCCATTCCCGATGCGTCTTTAGGCTGGGCCGACACGCCTCCGGTGGAGCGTGTCGAGGTGGTGATCAGCCCCGCAGCCGAAACCGAGCTTGCCTCATTGCCCCCCAATGACTACCCGGATCTGCGTGGCCTGATCGAAGATGTCGTCAGCTACGACCCTCGTCCTTCGTTCCGACGCGGCCGGGATGAAGATCGCATTTATGGCGCGCACTTGTACGATCTGAACGTGCGTTTCCGCTTTGTCACCGACGCCGGAAAGGCGCGTGTAGAAGTCCTGTCCATCTGTTAA